A single region of the Streptomyces sp. NBC_00236 genome encodes:
- a CDS encoding ABC transporter permease codes for MLLPVNITLGVVLALLLAAAAAVAAAASLGRSREIVVAGLRAAVQLAAVSSLIGWVVHALAPMFSFIALMYAVAVWTAGRRVTENRTWWWVAVPIGAGVAPVVLVLLLTGLVPVRGIALIPVTGILIGGALTATVLGGRRALDELSTRRGEVEAAMALGFLDRDARLEIARPAASDALLPGLDQTRTVGLVTLPGAFVGMLLGGASPVQAGAVQLFVLVALIAVQAAAVATVLELVARGRLHRDPAEGPGRGAS; via the coding sequence GTGCTGCTTCCGGTCAACATCACGCTCGGCGTCGTCCTGGCCCTGCTGCTCGCGGCAGCCGCCGCCGTCGCCGCGGCCGCGTCCCTCGGCCGCTCGCGCGAGATCGTCGTGGCCGGGCTGCGGGCCGCGGTCCAGCTCGCCGCGGTCTCCTCACTCATCGGCTGGGTGGTCCACGCCCTTGCGCCGATGTTCTCCTTCATCGCGCTGATGTACGCGGTGGCCGTCTGGACGGCGGGCCGCCGGGTCACGGAGAACCGCACGTGGTGGTGGGTGGCCGTGCCCATCGGGGCGGGGGTCGCGCCGGTGGTCCTGGTGCTGCTGCTCACCGGTCTCGTGCCGGTCCGGGGCATCGCGCTGATCCCGGTGACGGGCATCCTCATCGGGGGAGCGCTGACCGCGACGGTGCTCGGCGGCCGCCGGGCGCTCGACGAACTGTCCACGCGGCGGGGGGAGGTGGAGGCGGCGATGGCCCTGGGGTTCCTGGACCGTGACGCACGGCTGGAGATCGCCCGGCCCGCGGCGTCGGACGCGCTGCTGCCGGGGCTCGATCAGACGCGCACGGTGGGGCTCGTCACGCTGCCCGGGGCCTTCGTGGGCATGCTGCTGGGCGGCGCCTCACCGGTACAGGCGGGCGCCGTACAGCTGTTCGTGCTGGTGGCCCTGATAGCCGTACAGGCCGCGGCCGTCGCGACCGTGCTGGAGCTGGTGGCGCGGGGGCGGCTGCACCGGGACCCGGCGGAGGGGCCCGGGAGGGGCGCTAGCTGA
- a CDS encoding HNH endonuclease family protein, which yields MSGVYARRIAVLAASAALAATTGLLTAPSAQAAMPTPVSASTARTYLSELTVKAEGSSTGYSRDKFPHWITQSGACNTREVVLKRDGTNVTQDSSCAAVSGSWYSQYDGATWTAASDLDIDHMVPLAEAWRSGASGWTTAQRQSYANDLTRPQLIAVTDNVNQSKGDQDPATWLPSRTAYTCTYVRAWVHVKHYYDLSVDSAEKSALQSALSGC from the coding sequence ATGTCAGGTGTCTACGCGCGTCGCATAGCCGTCCTCGCCGCATCCGCCGCCCTCGCCGCAACCACCGGACTGCTCACGGCCCCCAGCGCCCAGGCAGCCATGCCCACTCCGGTCTCGGCGTCCACCGCCCGTACGTATCTGAGCGAGCTGACCGTAAAGGCGGAGGGCTCGTCCACCGGATACAGCAGGGACAAGTTCCCGCACTGGATCACACAGTCGGGCGCCTGCAACACCCGTGAGGTCGTCCTGAAGCGGGACGGCACGAACGTGACTCAGGACTCCAGCTGCGCGGCTGTCAGCGGCAGTTGGTACTCGCAGTACGACGGCGCCACCTGGACCGCCGCATCCGATCTGGACATCGACCACATGGTCCCGCTCGCCGAGGCCTGGCGTTCGGGCGCCTCCGGCTGGACCACGGCCCAACGCCAGTCGTACGCCAACGATCTGACGCGCCCCCAGCTCATCGCCGTCACGGACAACGTCAACCAGTCCAAGGGCGACCAGGACCCCGCGACGTGGCTCCCCTCGCGCACCGCGTACACGTGCACGTACGTGCGCGCCTGGGTGCACGTGAAGCACTACTACGACCTGAGCGTCGACTCGGCCGAGAAGAGCGCCCTGCAGTCCGCGCTCAGCGGCTGCTGA
- a CDS encoding alkaline phosphatase D family protein has translation MAGLRLGPLLRYVDWETATTATVWVEADRPCTAEVRCADGASGSSRTFAVAGHHYALVVVSGLTPGSTTAYEVLLDDRTVWPPEQYGFPPSTITTPPVSGAAETDPPTVRVAFGSCRWAAPPGGGHLPGRSDPVGPDALDALAARLAADPGAERPDVLLLLGDQVYADETSEATRRRLAARRDLDEPPGAEVADYDEYTFLYDESWRDPEVRWLLSTVPSCMIFDDHDVIDDWNTSAAWLAGIRATSWWHERIVSGLMSYWVYQHLGNLSPAELAADPLHAAVHATPDGTEAVRRFAAEAAADPTRTRWSYRRIFGRVRLLMVDSRAARVLDEQERAMLHPQEARWLREEALSAPGSCDHLLIGTSLPWLLPPLIHDAEQWSAALCRGERGGPDGRWARIGESLRQRSDLEHWAAFPESFEQLTELIREVAEAPEAPATVCVLSGDVHHAYIAEPLPSAPSPGDTPAARVLQLTCSPVHNSIPAPLKAGFRFAWSGAGRLLGRLLARHGRTGPPSMRWHRTDGPWFGNQLMTLTLHGRKAALSLVQARSRRTGTVLELAFDRPLTDDTPPSFSQSTKR, from the coding sequence ATGGCCGGGCTGCGCCTGGGACCACTACTGCGGTACGTCGACTGGGAGACCGCGACCACCGCGACCGTCTGGGTCGAGGCGGACCGGCCCTGCACGGCCGAAGTCCGGTGCGCGGACGGGGCTTCGGGCTCGTCCCGCACCTTCGCGGTCGCCGGGCACCACTACGCCCTGGTGGTGGTGAGCGGACTGACGCCCGGCTCCACGACCGCGTACGAGGTACTGCTCGACGACCGCACGGTGTGGCCGCCCGAGCAGTACGGGTTCCCGCCGAGCACGATCACCACGCCGCCCGTATCCGGCGCGGCGGAGACCGATCCCCCGACGGTCCGGGTCGCCTTCGGCTCCTGCCGCTGGGCGGCGCCGCCCGGTGGCGGCCACCTGCCGGGCCGGAGCGACCCCGTCGGGCCCGACGCCCTGGACGCCCTCGCCGCCCGTCTCGCCGCCGACCCCGGTGCCGAACGCCCCGACGTGCTGCTGCTCCTGGGCGACCAGGTGTACGCGGACGAGACCTCGGAGGCGACCCGGCGCAGGCTGGCGGCCCGGCGTGATCTGGACGAGCCGCCGGGGGCCGAGGTGGCCGACTACGACGAATACACCTTCCTGTACGACGAGTCGTGGCGCGACCCCGAGGTGCGGTGGCTGCTCTCGACGGTCCCCAGTTGCATGATCTTCGACGATCACGACGTCATCGACGACTGGAACACCAGCGCCGCCTGGCTGGCCGGCATCCGCGCCACCTCCTGGTGGCACGAGCGGATCGTCAGTGGGCTGATGTCGTACTGGGTGTACCAGCACCTGGGCAACCTCTCCCCCGCCGAACTCGCCGCCGACCCGCTCCACGCGGCCGTCCACGCCACCCCGGACGGCACGGAGGCGGTGCGCCGCTTCGCCGCCGAGGCCGCCGCCGACCCCACCCGTACCCGGTGGAGCTACCGACGCATTTTCGGCCGAGTACGGCTGCTCATGGTGGACAGCCGAGCGGCCCGGGTGCTCGACGAACAGGAGCGGGCGATGCTCCACCCGCAGGAGGCCCGTTGGCTGCGGGAGGAGGCCCTGTCCGCCCCCGGTTCCTGCGACCACCTCCTGATCGGCACCTCGTTGCCGTGGCTGCTGCCGCCCCTGATCCATGACGCCGAGCAGTGGAGCGCCGCCCTGTGCCGGGGCGAGCGGGGCGGGCCGGACGGCCGCTGGGCGCGGATCGGCGAGTCCCTGCGACAGCGCTCCGACCTGGAACATTGGGCGGCCTTCCCCGAGTCGTTCGAGCAACTGACGGAGCTGATCCGGGAGGTGGCCGAGGCACCGGAGGCTCCGGCGACGGTATGCGTGCTGTCGGGCGATGTGCACCACGCGTACATAGCGGAGCCCCTCCCGTCCGCTCCTTCCCCCGGTGACACACCGGCCGCCCGCGTCCTACAGCTGACCTGCTCTCCCGTGCACAACTCCATTCCCGCACCGCTCAAGGCCGGATTCCGTTTCGCCTGGAGCGGGGCGGGACGGCTGCTCGGCCGGCTGCTGGCGCGGCACGGGCGCACCGGCCCGCCCTCGATGCGGTGGCACAGGACCGACGGACCGTGGTTCGGCAATCAGTTGATGACGCTCACCTTGCATGGCCGGAAAGCCGCGCTGTCACTGGTTCAGGCCAGATCGAGGAGGACAGGGACCGTGCTGGAGCTGGCCTTCGACCGTCCACTGACCGATGACACCCCGCCGAGTTTCAGCCAGTCGACAAAACGTTGA
- a CDS encoding DoxX family protein, with the protein MYTRLNQAQPYALALFRIVVGLLFACHGAASLFGVLGGAMGGGSIPAGTWPGWYAAVIQLVGGSLVVLGLGTRIAALVASGSMAYAYFKVHQPEALFPLENGGEPSAVYCWAFLLLVFTGPGALALDRLFTPRSTAKGEQDRAPEPSTPVAA; encoded by the coding sequence ATGTACACACGCCTGAATCAGGCACAGCCCTATGCCCTCGCGCTCTTCCGCATCGTCGTAGGCCTGCTCTTCGCGTGCCACGGTGCCGCCTCGCTCTTCGGCGTGCTCGGCGGCGCCATGGGCGGCGGTTCCATACCCGCCGGCACCTGGCCCGGCTGGTACGCGGCGGTCATCCAGCTCGTCGGCGGCAGCCTCGTGGTGCTGGGCCTCGGCACCCGTATCGCCGCGCTCGTCGCGTCCGGCTCCATGGCGTACGCGTACTTCAAGGTCCACCAGCCCGAGGCGCTCTTCCCGCTGGAGAACGGCGGCGAGCCCTCGGCCGTCTACTGCTGGGCCTTCCTGCTGCTCGTCTTCACCGGCCCCGGCGCCCTGGCCCTGGACCGTCTGTTCACCCCCCGCTCCACCGCCAAGGGCGAGCAGGACCGCGCACCGGAACCGAGCACCCCGGTCGCCGCCTGA
- a CDS encoding DedA family protein, whose protein sequence is MLESVGALTGSPWIYAVVALSVLLDVFLPVLPSGVLVITAATAAAAGTTTVAADAAGAARHVTEVPSVLALILCAATASVLGDLVAYRLAWRGGERLDRAIARSRRLTSAQERLGAALSRGGGVLVVIARFAPAGRSVVSLGAGASHRAVKEFLPWSAVAGVAWAGYSVGLGYFGAHWLGASWLGTALSVLALFVAGAFAALLMKRPAAAAAAAASAPVPTAS, encoded by the coding sequence GTGCTCGAGAGTGTGGGTGCGCTGACCGGCAGCCCATGGATCTACGCCGTGGTCGCCCTCTCCGTGCTGCTGGACGTTTTCCTCCCCGTGCTGCCGAGCGGGGTCCTCGTGATCACGGCCGCCACCGCCGCCGCAGCGGGCACCACCACGGTGGCCGCCGACGCCGCGGGCGCCGCCCGTCACGTGACGGAGGTCCCCTCGGTCCTCGCCCTGATCCTCTGCGCGGCCACCGCCTCCGTCCTCGGCGACCTCGTCGCGTACCGGCTGGCCTGGCGCGGCGGCGAGCGTCTGGACCGCGCCATCGCCCGCTCACGCCGCCTCACCTCGGCGCAGGAACGTCTCGGCGCCGCCCTGAGCCGCGGCGGTGGGGTCCTCGTCGTCATCGCACGCTTCGCACCGGCCGGCCGCTCGGTCGTCTCACTGGGCGCGGGCGCCTCGCACCGCGCCGTGAAGGAGTTCCTGCCGTGGTCCGCCGTGGCAGGCGTGGCCTGGGCGGGCTACAGCGTGGGCCTCGGCTACTTCGGCGCCCACTGGCTCGGCGCGAGCTGGCTGGGCACGGCCCTCTCGGTGCTGGCCCTGTTCGTCGCGGGCGCGTTCGCCGCACTCCTGATGAAGCGCCCCGCGGCGGCCGCTGCCGCCGCAGCCTCGGCCCCGGTCCCTACAGCGTCCTGA
- a CDS encoding DUF2277 domain-containing protein, which produces MCRSIKTLRPPALPEEATEEDIRAAALQFVRKVSGFRAPAAHNREVFDRAVDEITEATARLLDGLEVRGGVRTL; this is translated from the coding sequence ATGTGCCGAAGCATCAAGACCCTTCGCCCTCCGGCCCTCCCCGAAGAGGCCACCGAGGAGGACATCCGCGCCGCCGCCCTGCAGTTCGTCCGCAAGGTGTCCGGCTTCCGCGCCCCGGCCGCGCACAACAGGGAAGTCTTCGACCGGGCCGTCGACGAGATCACCGAAGCGACGGCCCGGCTGCTGGACGGTCTGGAAGTGCGGGGTGGTGTCAGGACGCTGTAG
- a CDS encoding DUF1254 domain-containing protein — MPDARTNELVELAAEAYVYGYPLVFDLSMVEKFLEEGFGPLAAAPFNRFAHSDRLAGADAHFVSVNNDTVYSVAQLDLSGGPLRLHVPDTDGAYYVLQFVDAWTNNFAYVGRRATGTEAGDWLVVPPGWAGTAPDDVRGVIDAPTTVVTIVGRNACDGPEDLERRVRPLQEQLTLTHLEPGEHPTGLPAPDAGVPAELRFFEQLRVWMADFPPAAGDRAYQDRFQPLGLLEEGPSPFAAAGPDLVRALTDGMAVGKERVEAAGGSKAGGVQGWSMDPHLFDYNVDWFGVGTIDSPEWKIADREASYLTRAMAARVGLWGNHGYEAVYAQTFHDADGARLDGAHRYELRFEEPPPVEAFWSVTMYDTPDYYLVANPVGRYSIGDRTPGIVYADDGSLTIHISKERPGDPAAAANWLPAPEGEFRPMLRLYTPKRAVLEGRYEIPAVRRVGEAGRA, encoded by the coding sequence ATGCCGGACGCAAGAACGAACGAGCTCGTGGAGCTGGCAGCCGAGGCGTATGTCTACGGGTATCCGCTCGTCTTCGACCTGTCGATGGTCGAGAAGTTCCTGGAGGAGGGTTTCGGACCGCTGGCGGCCGCGCCGTTCAACCGGTTCGCGCACTCGGACCGGCTGGCCGGCGCCGATGCGCATTTCGTGTCCGTCAACAACGACACCGTGTACTCCGTCGCCCAGCTGGACCTCTCCGGCGGGCCGCTCCGGCTGCACGTCCCGGACACCGACGGGGCGTACTACGTCCTCCAGTTCGTCGATGCCTGGACCAACAACTTCGCCTACGTCGGCCGCCGGGCCACGGGAACGGAGGCGGGCGACTGGCTCGTCGTGCCGCCCGGATGGGCGGGCACCGCGCCCGATGACGTACGCGGGGTGATCGACGCCCCGACGACCGTCGTGACCATCGTCGGCCGCAACGCCTGCGACGGCCCCGAGGATCTGGAGCGGCGGGTCCGTCCGCTCCAGGAACAGCTCACCCTCACCCACCTCGAACCGGGCGAGCACCCCACCGGCCTGCCCGCGCCGGACGCCGGTGTGCCCGCGGAGCTCCGCTTCTTCGAGCAGCTCAGGGTATGGATGGCCGACTTCCCTCCGGCCGCGGGCGACCGGGCCTACCAGGACCGCTTCCAGCCGCTGGGGCTCCTGGAGGAGGGGCCTTCGCCCTTCGCCGCCGCCGGGCCCGACCTGGTACGTGCCCTGACCGACGGGATGGCGGTGGGCAAGGAGCGGGTGGAAGCGGCCGGCGGATCGAAGGCCGGAGGCGTCCAGGGGTGGTCGATGGATCCGCACCTGTTCGACTACAACGTCGACTGGTTCGGAGTCGGAACCATCGACTCGCCGGAATGGAAGATCGCGGACCGGGAGGCCTCCTACCTGACGAGGGCCATGGCCGCGCGGGTCGGGCTGTGGGGGAACCACGGGTACGAGGCGGTGTACGCGCAGACCTTCCACGACGCGGACGGTGCGCGGCTCGACGGGGCCCACCGCTACGAGCTCCGCTTCGAGGAGCCGCCACCGGTCGAGGCGTTCTGGTCCGTGACCATGTACGACACCCCGGACTACTACCTCGTCGCCAACCCTGTGGGGCGGTACTCGATCGGGGACCGTACCCCGGGGATCGTGTACGCCGACGACGGTTCGCTGACCATCCACATCAGCAAGGAGCGGCCCGGCGACCCGGCTGCCGCGGCGAACTGGCTGCCGGCGCCGGAGGGGGAGTTCCGGCCCATGCTCAGGCTCTACACGCCGAAGCGGGCCGTCCTGGAGGGGCGGTACGAGATCCCCGCCGTCCGGCGGGTCGGGGAGGCGGGCCGGGCGTGA